From one Candidatus Methylomirabilota bacterium genomic stretch:
- a CDS encoding Hsp20/alpha crystallin family protein — MRALTPWSGIGSLKQEMDRMLERVFEHKWEEFPPLGDWAPSMDISETKDSLVAKVEAPGMDEKDIQISLQENLLTIKGEKRHEKEEKDERYHRVERSYGTFTRTVRLPIGVDGSKVTATFKNGLLTVTMPKTAAAKGTTIPIKAE; from the coding sequence ATGCGCGCGCTCACACCGTGGAGTGGAATCGGCAGCCTGAAGCAGGAGATGGATCGGATGCTCGAGCGAGTCTTCGAGCACAAATGGGAGGAGTTCCCGCCCCTGGGTGACTGGGCCCCGAGCATGGACATCTCGGAGACGAAGGACAGCCTCGTCGCGAAGGTCGAAGCCCCCGGGATGGATGAGAAGGACATCCAGATCTCGCTGCAGGAGAATCTGCTGACGATCAAGGGCGAGAAGAGGCACGAAAAGGAGGAGAAAGACGAGCGGTATCATCGCGTCGAGCGTTCGTACGGCACGTTCACCCGCACCGTGCGCCTGCCGATCGGGGTGGACGGGAGCAAGGTCACGGCAACTTTCAAGAACGGTCTGCTGACCGTGACGATGCCGAAGACGGCCGCGGCCAAGGGCACGACGATCCCGATCAAGGCGGAATAG